One genomic segment of Paenibacillus xylanexedens includes these proteins:
- a CDS encoding DUF3388 domain-containing protein: MESKQWYMEYKIHKNRPGLLGDIASMLGMLEVNILTINGVEGKTRGMLLESDDDEKIRLLGEMLGKVNSITVSALRQPKLVDILAVRHGRYIDRDSDDRKTFRFTRDELGLLVDFLGEVFKREGNQVIGLRGMPRVGKTESIIAGSVCAMKRWTFVSSTLLRQTIRSQMSEDELNPNNVFIIDGIVSTIRSSERHYNLLQDIMSMPSTKVIEHPDIFVQESEYDFNDFDIIIELRNNPNEEIIYDTFTASYTDEL; encoded by the coding sequence ATGGAATCTAAACAATGGTACATGGAATATAAAATACATAAGAACAGACCCGGTTTGTTAGGCGATATTGCCTCTATGCTGGGGATGCTTGAAGTGAATATATTGACCATTAACGGTGTTGAAGGCAAAACTCGAGGCATGCTGCTTGAATCGGATGATGATGAAAAAATCCGTTTGCTTGGTGAAATGCTTGGCAAAGTAAACAGCATCACCGTATCGGCTTTGCGGCAACCTAAATTGGTGGATATTTTGGCCGTGCGTCATGGCAGATACATTGACCGTGACTCGGATGATCGCAAGACATTTCGTTTTACACGAGATGAACTTGGGTTACTTGTGGACTTTTTGGGTGAAGTATTTAAGAGGGAAGGCAATCAGGTCATCGGTTTGCGCGGAATGCCTCGTGTTGGCAAAACGGAATCTATTATTGCGGGCAGCGTATGTGCAATGAAGCGATGGACGTTTGTTTCCTCCACACTTCTTCGTCAGACGATAAGGAGTCAAATGTCCGAAGACGAATTGAACCCGAACAATGTCTTCATCATTGACGGAATTGTAAGTACGATTCGTTCCAGTGAGCGGCATTACAATCTGTTGCAGGATATTATGTCCATGCCTAGCACCAAAGTTATCGAACATCCGGATATTTTTGTGCAGGAATCCGAATATGATTTTAATGATTTTGATATTATTATTGAACTTCGCAACAATCCGAATGAAGAAATTATTTATGATACGTTTACGGCTAGTTACACCGACGAATTGTAA
- a CDS encoding DUF3243 domain-containing protein has product MSTEKTVLSSFDTWKKFLGDRVLQAEKMGMSEETINKLAYEIGDFLDEKVDPANHSNRALKELWDVGDADERRTIACLMVKLAKQNA; this is encoded by the coding sequence ATGTCAACAGAAAAAACAGTGCTCTCCAGTTTTGACACATGGAAGAAGTTTCTGGGTGACCGCGTACTGCAAGCAGAGAAGATGGGGATGAGTGAAGAAACCATCAACAAACTTGCGTATGAAATCGGCGACTTCCTTGATGAGAAAGTCGATCCGGCGAACCATTCCAACCGGGCATTGAAAGAGTTATGGGATGTCGGCGATGCAGATGAGCGTCGTACGATTGCGTGCCTGATGGTCAAATTGGCCAAACAAAACGCATAA
- a CDS encoding helix-turn-helix domain-containing protein — MSELGQQLREARLQKGMSLDDVQEMTKIRKRYLEAIEAGDYKVLPGSFYVRAFIKTYAETVGLNPDELLEGHKKDVPAEETEATMEPVIQKRSSRPVERSNRWMSVALMWTFPVLIVVLLYVYVVYNNGDESDNPGLDSVKITDSQQQPEDKPDQPADNGQASNPPATDSGTDGTGEGDAGGNGGGTDTEGQTDGQTDGQTDGQTDETEKEPTDNSPSNVTVAEDGKSGNITNFKVNGSAGQPVTVTIKASGHSWLEVYKGENSSGEKLEYGNTAEGDSYTFELDSTGMYIKSGYAAATTIEVGGQVVTDGKATNRIRLKLGEDSSSTTSPTGVENGSTDGTGGTTGSE, encoded by the coding sequence ATGTCTGAACTGGGTCAGCAGTTAAGGGAGGCCCGGCTGCAAAAAGGGATGAGTCTTGACGATGTACAGGAAATGACAAAAATTCGCAAGAGGTATCTGGAGGCCATAGAAGCAGGAGACTACAAAGTGCTGCCGGGCAGCTTCTATGTGCGTGCTTTCATCAAAACCTATGCGGAGACCGTGGGACTGAACCCTGATGAGCTGCTGGAGGGACACAAAAAAGACGTACCCGCAGAAGAGACGGAAGCAACGATGGAACCGGTTATTCAGAAGCGTTCCAGCCGTCCGGTTGAGCGTAGTAATCGGTGGATGTCTGTCGCGTTGATGTGGACATTCCCTGTTTTGATCGTAGTTCTGTTGTATGTATACGTGGTGTATAACAATGGTGATGAATCAGATAATCCGGGGCTTGATTCAGTCAAAATTACAGACAGTCAACAACAGCCTGAGGATAAACCGGATCAACCTGCCGACAACGGACAGGCATCTAATCCGCCTGCGACAGATTCAGGTACTGACGGTACTGGTGAAGGCGACGCTGGAGGTAACGGTGGCGGTACAGACACGGAAGGACAGACGGACGGTCAAACTGATGGCCAAACGGACGGACAGACGGATGAAACTGAGAAAGAACCAACTGACAATTCACCGTCTAATGTGACTGTTGCAGAAGATGGGAAATCAGGAAATATTACGAACTTTAAAGTTAACGGTAGTGCAGGGCAACCTGTAACGGTTACGATCAAAGCATCAGGTCATAGCTGGCTGGAAGTGTACAAAGGCGAAAACTCCAGTGGAGAGAAGTTGGAGTATGGTAACACAGCCGAAGGTGACAGCTATACCTTTGAGTTGGATAGTACAGGCATGTATATTAAGTCCGGGTATGCTGCAGCGACCACGATTGAGGTTGGCGGGCAAGTTGTAACGGATGGCAAGGCGACCAATCGGATCCGTTTGAAGCTTGGTGAAGACAGTAGTAGCACTACTTCTCCCACAGGTGTTGAAAATGGATCAACGGACGGTACAGGGGGTACCACTGGTAGCGAATAA